The following proteins are co-located in the uncultured Draconibacterium sp. genome:
- a CDS encoding Gfo/Idh/MocA family oxidoreductase — protein MKRRNFLKNTVATTAGAIVIPSIVPSSVFGAGAPSNKINIGQIGCGRIAIGHDMPGTMQHDIARMIAVSDLDSNRMTKGKKFVEDFYTKKTGSDSAMDVKMYDDYHDMFADKSIDAVVISTPDHWHSQPAIEAALAGKDIYLQKPTSLTITEGRLLSDIVHRQGTILQVGTQQRSSAQFRRAAELVRNGRIGKVHTVKVGLPGDPGGPVFETGPIPSNLNFDMWMGSTPEVEYKEKMVHPQNDYSRPGWLRHEYYGAGMITGWGQHHYDSAAWGMDTEFTGPISVESVAQFPKSGDWNVHGDFMVKQEYENGITVYTSGGFPNGIRYEGEDGWIFVTRGAYRATASDPIPEGATKALDASSEDILKSVIGDDEIKLYVSEEQHGNWLDCIQSRKQPISPAEIGHRACSVCLISHIAMKVPGVLRWNPTTERFIDNDLANSMLSRPQRYPYGTDYIKR, from the coding sequence ATGAAAAGAAGAAACTTTCTAAAAAACACAGTGGCAACTACTGCCGGAGCAATTGTAATCCCTTCCATTGTTCCATCTTCTGTGTTTGGAGCCGGAGCACCCAGCAATAAAATAAATATCGGCCAGATTGGCTGCGGACGTATTGCTATTGGGCACGATATGCCCGGCACTATGCAACACGATATTGCCCGAATGATCGCAGTTTCCGATTTGGATAGCAATAGAATGACCAAAGGGAAAAAATTTGTTGAGGATTTTTACACGAAAAAAACCGGCAGCGATAGTGCTATGGATGTAAAAATGTACGACGATTATCATGATATGTTTGCCGATAAGAGCATTGATGCCGTAGTTATTAGCACTCCCGACCACTGGCATTCGCAACCTGCCATTGAAGCAGCTTTAGCCGGAAAGGATATCTACCTTCAAAAGCCAACTTCGCTAACCATTACCGAAGGCCGCTTATTGAGCGATATTGTTCATCGGCAGGGAACAATTCTACAAGTTGGAACACAACAACGTTCATCGGCACAATTCCGTCGTGCTGCCGAATTGGTTCGCAACGGAAGAATTGGGAAAGTTCATACCGTTAAAGTTGGTTTACCGGGCGATCCTGGCGGACCTGTTTTTGAAACCGGACCAATTCCTTCTAACCTTAACTTCGATATGTGGATGGGATCTACACCCGAGGTGGAATACAAAGAAAAAATGGTACACCCGCAAAATGATTACAGTCGTCCGGGATGGTTGCGTCACGAATATTACGGTGCCGGAATGATTACCGGATGGGGACAACACCATTACGACAGCGCAGCCTGGGGAATGGATACCGAATTTACAGGGCCGATTTCAGTTGAGTCTGTTGCACAATTTCCAAAATCGGGCGACTGGAATGTTCACGGTGATTTTATGGTAAAACAAGAATACGAAAACGGAATAACCGTTTATACCAGCGGTGGTTTCCCTAACGGAATTCGTTACGAAGGGGAAGACGGATGGATTTTTGTAACACGTGGAGCGTATCGCGCTACTGCAAGCGATCCAATTCCTGAAGGAGCAACAAAAGCACTGGATGCCAGCAGTGAGGATATTTTAAAATCAGTAATTGGCGACGATGAAATTAAACTTTATGTCAGCGAGGAACAGCATGGCAATTGGTTAGATTGTATTCAATCGCGTAAACAGCCCATTTCTCCGGCAGAAATTGGTCACCGCGCGTGCTCTGTTTGTTTAATCAGTCACATTGCGATGAAAGTTCCCGGAGTTTTAAGATGGAATCCAACTACCGAACGCTTTATCGACAACGATCTGGCGAACTCAATGCTAAGTCGTCCACAACGTTATCCTTATGGAACAGACTATATTAAACGCTAA
- a CDS encoding ThuA domain-containing protein — MIKKLTVVLLLAFVTHTTSAQEQFECTPEWVQKIEKIAPAKAEVQPQKTRKILIFDRFTGFDHWVIPHTTQVIKVLGEKTGAYEVRITKDVFCFEKNNLKNYDAVVLNSACSIGPRRDLILDCLDIDTSMGDEEKKEKAAQLEANLINYVKQGGGLMVTHGAIVMQNNSVPFSEMVGGSFDYHPRQQEVALELCEPNHPLTKAFEGKAFVHTDEPYLFNKAYEQKNFRPLLYMDTDKLEGKNKPIEDNIRYVSWIKRHGKGKVFYVSPSHNAQSFEDVRLLKFYLDGAQYVLGDLDCDDSPMNQQ; from the coding sequence ATGATTAAAAAGCTTACAGTAGTTCTGTTGCTAGCTTTTGTAACACATACAACAAGCGCGCAGGAACAATTTGAATGTACTCCTGAATGGGTGCAAAAAATAGAGAAAATTGCTCCTGCCAAAGCAGAAGTGCAGCCACAAAAAACCAGGAAAATATTAATCTTCGATCGGTTTACCGGCTTTGATCATTGGGTAATTCCGCACACCACACAAGTAATAAAAGTACTGGGAGAAAAAACCGGCGCATACGAAGTTCGAATTACAAAAGATGTGTTCTGTTTCGAAAAGAATAATCTGAAAAACTACGATGCTGTTGTGTTAAACAGTGCATGTTCAATCGGTCCGCGACGCGATTTAATTCTTGATTGTCTGGATATAGATACCAGCATGGGTGATGAAGAAAAGAAAGAAAAGGCTGCGCAACTGGAAGCCAATCTGATAAACTATGTAAAACAAGGTGGAGGTTTAATGGTTACGCATGGTGCCATTGTTATGCAAAACAATTCGGTGCCTTTTAGCGAAATGGTAGGTGGAAGTTTTGATTATCATCCCAGACAACAAGAAGTAGCATTAGAGCTTTGTGAGCCAAACCACCCATTAACAAAAGCGTTTGAAGGAAAAGCGTTTGTTCATACAGACGAACCTTATCTTTTTAACAAGGCTTACGAGCAAAAAAACTTTCGCCCATTGTTGTACATGGATACCGACAAACTTGAAGGAAAAAATAAACCTATTGAAGACAACATCAGGTATGTATCGTGGATTAAAAGGCACGGAAAAGGAAAGGTATTTTATGTTTCGCCTTCGCACAATGCACAAAGTTTTGAAGATGTGCGTTTATTAAAATTTTATTTAGATGGAGCGCAATATGTTTTGGGTGACTTAGATTGTGACGATTCGCCAATGAACCAGCAATAA
- a CDS encoding uroporphyrinogen decarboxylase family protein gives MTNQQWELLLKTVRGETPKNPVCGFIIDSPWIPGWAGISTLQYYSSEQIWFEANKKAIETFPDIMFLPGFWSEFGMCTEPSAFGAKLVWNEHNLPHAHKIISDISQAGTLANPNPKTDGLLPFIIQRLVNYQKPIQEMGHEIKFAIARGPLNIASFLMGTTELMMGFMMDPENSHKLLETITQFTINWVQYQKEMFPSIEGILVLDDIVGFIGDDECQQYAVPYIKRIFNSIDSKINFFHNDAPGLISSPYLKEMGVDLFNFSFEHTMKEIRELAGPEVALIGNLPPRDVLAAATPEQVREETKKMVEDFGDTNRVVWSCGGGMPQDVSTENINAFKETIDTIVPTL, from the coding sequence ATGACTAACCAACAATGGGAGCTGCTGCTAAAAACGGTTCGGGGTGAGACTCCCAAAAATCCTGTATGCGGATTTATTATCGATAGCCCATGGATTCCGGGATGGGCAGGAATTTCAACACTCCAGTATTATTCTTCGGAACAAATATGGTTCGAAGCCAATAAAAAAGCCATTGAAACTTTCCCGGACATCATGTTTCTTCCCGGCTTTTGGTCGGAGTTTGGAATGTGTACCGAACCTTCAGCATTTGGAGCAAAACTAGTGTGGAATGAGCACAATTTGCCACATGCCCACAAAATTATCAGCGATATTTCGCAGGCCGGAACTTTGGCAAATCCAAATCCCAAAACCGATGGACTGCTGCCCTTTATTATCCAGCGACTTGTAAATTACCAAAAGCCCATTCAGGAAATGGGACACGAAATAAAGTTTGCCATTGCCCGCGGCCCACTAAATATTGCCTCCTTTTTAATGGGAACTACCGAACTGATGATGGGTTTTATGATGGATCCCGAAAACAGCCATAAACTTTTGGAAACCATCACACAATTTACCATCAACTGGGTGCAATATCAAAAAGAAATGTTTCCAAGTATAGAAGGTATTTTGGTACTGGACGATATTGTTGGTTTTATTGGCGACGATGAATGCCAGCAATATGCGGTACCATACATAAAACGAATTTTTAACTCGATCGACTCAAAGATCAACTTCTTTCACAACGATGCTCCGGGGCTAATTTCGTCACCTTATTTAAAAGAAATGGGAGTTGATTTATTTAACTTTAGTTTTGAGCACACTATGAAGGAAATTCGCGAATTGGCCGGTCCGGAAGTGGCCTTGATTGGAAATTTGCCACCACGCGATGTGCTTGCCGCTGCAACACCGGAACAAGTTCGGGAAGAAACAAAAAAAATGGTGGAAGATTTTGGCGATACAAATCGTGTAGTCTGGTCATGCGGAGGAGGAATGCCACAAGATGTAAGCACCGAAAATATTAATGCATTCAAAGAAACCATCGATACAATTGTACCCACATTATAA
- a CDS encoding glycoside hydrolase family 2 TIM barrel-domain containing protein — protein sequence MNRIINLILLLFAAQIISAQQVEFLSDDWENPAVFEKGQTAPHAFFIPYSSKEAAIQNLPKKSGNYMLLNGQWKFMWAEKPDLVPEKFWEPDFDVAEWNEIKVPANWQMEGYGHPKFRNVAISFENDPPNIPDYYNPVGCYKRKFEVAENWNDKEIMLRFEGIKSASYIWINGKQVGYNQGGFEPAEFNITPFLKKGENDLAVEVLRFSDGSYLENQDMWQLSGIFRDVKLYAKPKTYVHDFYVRTDFDKDYKNATLNLDVDVKNNTEKSFAGTIEVDVYTGEGLSILAEGTQITHFTVDSASAQKVNVTTEVIDPEKWSAEFPNLYILCVQLKNAEGKTLEAFTQKIGFREVEYNNNILTVNGVPVKLNGVNSHMHHPENGQAVPLETLKTDLLLMKQHNINCVRTCHYPPTPEYIALADELGMYIFDEVGDEAHNNIQLSENPEWTEMYRDRSRKLVYRDRNHPSVIVWSAGNESGSGENIHEVIKTGKAIDPSRPAWMYGGNTFYIPFEDITGPRYWNPIDYKNLAQGKVLPENDTRASFMDEYLAATGNGLGGLDEYWELIWKYPRLMGGAIWDWISPGITTPRWILPDLSEAKNDGQIMGRPVFTEGVYGWGLEFSGHDDWVEFYRDRSLDITGNQLSIGFWVLPSEIPQANVFLAKGKYQYGIQMEDPETLEFYIHSGKRISAKAKVNSDFYGRWHYIAGIYNGSQLQLYIDNKRVASTSFSGNISSTPFPLCIGREAETQDQGEHSGRMSLMVMDELKIFDKAVSISEIESTKEGAVLYIDFENDTKEGEFYAVGLGGRTYGIIWPNREVQPEIHQIKKSGQPVKIEAIDIERGLLKVTNRHHFKNLNDLEGVWEIAVDGEVSQRGFFTCDIPAQQSGEITIDYRRPRIESDKECLLQVSFVLKEDLNWAEKGHEVAWEQFDVPTDFYFVDEVENSNRIQASENESQLTISGNNFQYIFDKKTGEFISLKFNGTEYLEGGPVFNVWRAPTANDIDPWGSYMFSLENRTPGYGRSIDNTLRTMGMRDLISEVDDIEIIQLKENRLAVKIKAYSNSSLPANRRLHWGGYASAFERNEVWTISANGTIELEQEIVPHGPMPDMLQKIGFQFQFPKAFSSVEYYGRGPFENYPDRKTGAKVGFYQSTADAMYVPYIIPQEYGNRSDVRWLKVQNNEGKGLLIKSDDLLNFSLHKYSTDNLSRAMYTYQLKDASNTILNVDYEVSGVGGTAIRQLQKFRVRPHVGNYKITIKPY from the coding sequence ATGAACCGAATTATAAACCTGATTTTATTGCTCTTTGCTGCCCAAATCATTTCGGCGCAACAAGTTGAATTTCTTTCGGACGACTGGGAAAATCCGGCAGTATTTGAAAAAGGGCAGACAGCACCGCATGCTTTTTTTATTCCCTATTCATCAAAAGAGGCTGCCATTCAGAATCTTCCGAAAAAAAGCGGAAATTATATGCTGCTAAACGGGCAGTGGAAATTTATGTGGGCAGAAAAGCCTGATTTAGTACCTGAAAAATTTTGGGAACCTGACTTCGATGTTGCAGAGTGGAACGAAATAAAAGTACCGGCAAACTGGCAAATGGAAGGTTATGGCCATCCAAAATTCAGAAATGTAGCCATAAGTTTCGAAAACGATCCGCCCAATATCCCTGATTATTATAATCCGGTTGGCTGTTACAAGCGTAAATTCGAAGTGGCCGAAAACTGGAACGACAAGGAAATAATGCTTCGTTTTGAGGGGATTAAGTCGGCCTCCTACATTTGGATTAACGGCAAACAAGTAGGTTACAACCAGGGAGGTTTCGAACCGGCCGAATTTAACATTACTCCATTTCTAAAAAAGGGTGAGAATGATCTGGCGGTTGAAGTTCTTCGTTTTTCCGATGGTTCGTATCTCGAAAATCAGGACATGTGGCAGCTTTCCGGAATTTTCAGAGATGTGAAATTGTATGCCAAACCCAAAACCTATGTACACGATTTTTATGTACGTACCGATTTTGATAAAGACTACAAAAATGCCACCTTAAACCTTGATGTTGATGTAAAAAATAACACAGAAAAAAGCTTCGCCGGGACAATTGAGGTGGATGTGTATACCGGCGAGGGGCTTTCAATTTTAGCGGAAGGAACGCAAATTACCCACTTTACTGTTGATTCGGCTTCGGCACAAAAGGTAAATGTAACTACCGAAGTTATCGATCCGGAAAAATGGTCGGCTGAGTTTCCAAACCTGTACATTCTTTGCGTTCAGTTAAAAAATGCGGAGGGAAAAACGCTGGAAGCTTTTACTCAAAAAATCGGCTTTCGCGAAGTGGAATACAACAACAATATCCTAACGGTAAACGGAGTGCCGGTAAAACTAAATGGCGTAAACAGTCACATGCATCACCCGGAAAACGGACAGGCAGTTCCTTTGGAAACCTTAAAAACGGATTTGCTGTTGATGAAACAACACAACATTAATTGTGTTAGAACCTGTCATTATCCACCAACACCTGAATACATTGCGTTAGCCGACGAGCTGGGGATGTATATTTTTGATGAGGTGGGCGACGAAGCGCACAACAACATTCAACTTTCTGAGAATCCGGAGTGGACAGAAATGTACCGCGACCGTTCGAGAAAACTGGTGTACCGCGACAGAAATCATCCGTCGGTAATTGTTTGGAGTGCCGGAAACGAATCGGGGAGTGGCGAAAATATTCATGAAGTGATAAAAACCGGCAAAGCGATCGATCCAAGCCGCCCTGCATGGATGTATGGTGGAAATACCTTTTACATCCCGTTTGAAGACATTACCGGGCCGCGCTACTGGAATCCGATTGATTATAAAAATCTGGCACAGGGAAAGGTTTTACCTGAAAACGATACCCGCGCATCATTTATGGATGAGTACCTGGCCGCCACCGGAAACGGCTTGGGCGGACTGGATGAGTACTGGGAATTAATCTGGAAGTATCCCCGATTAATGGGGGGTGCCATTTGGGATTGGATTAGCCCCGGAATAACAACACCGCGCTGGATTTTACCTGATTTATCGGAAGCAAAAAACGACGGGCAGATTATGGGCCGGCCTGTTTTTACCGAAGGAGTTTACGGGTGGGGACTTGAATTTTCGGGACACGACGATTGGGTAGAGTTTTATCGCGATCGCAGTTTGGATATCACCGGTAATCAACTGTCAATCGGTTTTTGGGTTTTACCATCGGAAATACCACAAGCCAATGTATTTCTTGCAAAGGGAAAATACCAGTACGGAATTCAGATGGAGGATCCTGAAACACTCGAATTTTACATCCATAGCGGGAAACGCATTTCGGCAAAAGCAAAAGTTAACAGCGACTTTTACGGACGCTGGCATTACATTGCCGGAATATACAATGGCAGTCAGCTGCAGCTATACATCGATAACAAACGTGTGGCGAGCACTTCGTTTAGCGGAAATATAAGTTCAACCCCTTTCCCCTTGTGTATTGGCCGCGAAGCCGAAACTCAGGACCAGGGCGAACATTCGGGAAGAATGTCGCTTATGGTGATGGATGAGTTGAAAATTTTCGACAAGGCAGTTTCAATCTCCGAGATAGAAAGCACAAAAGAAGGAGCTGTATTATACATCGATTTTGAAAACGATACAAAAGAAGGCGAATTTTATGCCGTTGGTTTGGGGGGCCGTACCTACGGAATAATTTGGCCCAACCGCGAAGTTCAACCCGAAATACATCAGATTAAAAAGTCGGGTCAGCCTGTAAAAATTGAGGCAATCGACATTGAAAGAGGATTGTTGAAAGTTACAAATCGTCATCACTTTAAAAATCTGAACGATTTAGAAGGAGTCTGGGAGATTGCTGTTGACGGAGAAGTTTCGCAACGTGGATTTTTTACCTGCGATATTCCTGCACAGCAATCGGGCGAAATTACAATTGATTACCGCCGGCCCAGAATTGAATCGGACAAAGAATGTTTGTTGCAGGTTTCGTTTGTGTTAAAAGAAGATTTGAACTGGGCAGAAAAAGGACACGAAGTAGCCTGGGAACAATTTGATGTGCCTACCGACTTTTATTTTGTTGATGAAGTTGAAAACAGTAACCGGATTCAAGCGTCGGAAAATGAGAGTCAGTTAACGATAAGTGGAAATAATTTTCAATACATTTTTGACAAGAAAACGGGCGAGTTTATTTCGTTAAAATTCAATGGAACGGAATATTTGGAAGGAGGGCCTGTTTTTAATGTGTGGCGGGCGCCAACTGCCAACGATATCGATCCCTGGGGAAGTTATATGTTTAGTCTCGAAAACCGAACTCCCGGATACGGACGAAGTATTGATAACACGCTTCGGACCATGGGAATGCGTGATTTAATTAGTGAAGTTGACGATATTGAAATTATTCAGTTGAAAGAGAATCGTCTTGCCGTAAAAATAAAAGCCTATTCTAATTCGTCGTTGCCGGCCAACCGGCGTTTGCATTGGGGGGGTTATGCTTCGGCATTTGAGCGTAATGAAGTATGGACAATCTCGGCAAATGGTACAATTGAGTTGGAACAGGAGATTGTTCCGCATGGACCAATGCCCGATATGCTTCAGAAAATTGGATTTCAGTTTCAGTTTCCAAAGGCTTTTAGCTCGGTTGAATATTATGGCCGCGGACCTTTCGAGAACTATCCTGATCGGAAAACCGGGGCAAAAGTTGGCTTTTACCAGTCAACTGCCGACGCAATGTATGTGCCTTACATTATTCCGCAGGAATATGGAAACCGCAGCGATGTACGCTGGTTGAAAGTTCAGAATAATGAAGGGAAAGGATTACTGATTAAAAGCGATGATTTGCTTAATTTTAGTCTGCACAAATACTCAACTGATAACCTTTCCCGGGCCATGTACACCTATCAACTGAAAGATGCTTCGAACACCATTTTAAACGTAGATTACGAAGTTTCGGGCGTTGGAGGAACTGCCATTCGACAGTTGCAAAAATTCAGGGTACGGCCGCATGTGGGGAACTACAAAATAACCATTAAACCCTATTAG
- a CDS encoding PmoA family protein yields MKLKLLLLAMVVAHTVLAQPLAKFKVKIENDRIDAPVSLSLDGINYNTDKGSLVLYEITNEGENAINCQIETGHSATLWFILKGDLKKGSEREFVLKLEEKSNSASTGVSLKKDSKDLSLIANDKPVLNYRFATTYPPDRIDPLYKRSGFIHPLWSPGGKILTRIQAPDHYHHYGIWGPWTKTHIDDRAVDFWNLKEGQGTVQFAGFLSEAEGAVYSGFKALQQHIDFGAKGEDQIAMNEILDIRAWNLGDGMWMIDYTTSLNSPLKNGIMLDAYRYGGGIGWRATESWHKDNCTVLTSDGKTRVDADGSYAKWCLVEGESEVQEGRSGILFLSHPSNRMHPEPMRVWPLDANNNRGDMYFEFVPIRHDDWKLEPKQNYTLKYRMIVFDGNLDAETAEKYWNSFASNPQVVFE; encoded by the coding sequence ATGAAACTAAAATTACTACTATTAGCCATGGTTGTTGCGCATACGGTTTTGGCACAGCCCCTGGCAAAATTCAAAGTAAAAATTGAAAACGACAGAATTGATGCGCCGGTTTCACTATCGTTGGATGGTATAAATTACAATACAGACAAAGGCAGTCTGGTTTTGTATGAAATTACAAATGAGGGAGAAAACGCGATCAATTGCCAAATTGAAACAGGACACTCGGCAACACTTTGGTTTATTCTGAAAGGCGACCTTAAAAAAGGAAGCGAAAGAGAATTTGTTCTAAAGCTGGAAGAAAAATCAAATTCAGCATCAACAGGCGTATCGTTAAAAAAAGACAGCAAAGATTTGAGTTTGATAGCAAACGACAAGCCGGTTTTAAACTACCGGTTTGCAACTACCTATCCTCCCGACAGGATTGATCCCTTGTACAAACGATCGGGATTTATCCATCCGCTATGGTCGCCCGGCGGTAAAATTTTAACGCGCATTCAGGCACCCGATCATTATCATCACTACGGAATTTGGGGGCCCTGGACAAAAACCCATATCGACGATCGTGCTGTTGATTTTTGGAACCTAAAAGAAGGCCAGGGAACTGTACAATTTGCCGGTTTCCTTTCAGAAGCGGAAGGTGCCGTTTACAGCGGATTTAAAGCACTGCAACAACACATCGACTTTGGAGCAAAAGGCGAAGACCAAATTGCCATGAACGAGATTTTAGACATACGAGCCTGGAATCTGGGAGATGGCATGTGGATGATCGATTACACCACATCGTTAAACAGCCCGCTTAAAAATGGAATAATGCTGGATGCCTACCGTTATGGCGGAGGTATTGGCTGGCGTGCCACCGAAAGCTGGCACAAAGACAATTGTACGGTGTTAACATCGGATGGCAAAACCCGGGTTGATGCGGACGGATCATATGCAAAATGGTGTTTGGTTGAAGGTGAATCAGAAGTTCAGGAAGGTCGTTCGGGAATATTATTTCTGAGTCATCCGTCGAACCGAATGCACCCTGAACCCATGCGCGTTTGGCCTTTGGATGCCAATAACAACCGCGGCGACATGTATTTCGAATTTGTTCCGATTCGCCACGATGACTGGAAACTCGAGCCCAAACAAAACTATACTTTAAAATATAGAATGATAGTTTTTGATGGGAATCTTGATGCTGAAACTGCAGAAAAATACTGGAATAGTTTTGCCAGTAATCCACAGGTTGTTTTTGAATAA
- a CDS encoding BNR-4 repeat-containing protein codes for MINKTLLISILTLSVLLFTNCQPTKKQNSDQSIHQIQTLSDDGAWCWFSDPRAIYTSENEIITGWVKKDGSIEIAKLNISNNNKEFETIFPQLEVDDHDNPAFAVLSDGNLLTMYAWHATENGVISNTTNDGSNIHTFQENTIFKPKTEKLLEAFPRETYTYANPYVLKAENNKVFSLGRWIGFKPNLIISSDNAKTWNEKYVVISNEPFDANNRPYAKYYSDGNSKIHMIYTNGHPRNEPLNSVYYCYYENRAFWRADGTKISDLEKLPFNVEDGSLVYQASNTTGRAWIADIAVKDDKPYILYSRHPEETDHRYFYAWYNAKTKSWNDYEICKAGKWFPQTPEGETEREPHYMGNMTVNPNKPNEIYVSREVNNVFEIEKYTTPNEGGTWEITPVTQNSEHDNVRPYIPRYQMPNAKTVVLWMENKKYIHYTDFDSRIKYITED; via the coding sequence ATGATAAACAAGACGCTCCTTATTTCAATTTTAACTTTGTCAGTCCTGCTTTTTACAAACTGCCAACCAACAAAAAAACAAAACTCAGATCAATCAATCCATCAAATTCAAACTTTAAGCGACGACGGCGCCTGGTGCTGGTTTTCTGATCCCAGGGCAATTTATACTTCCGAAAACGAAATTATTACAGGTTGGGTAAAAAAAGACGGTTCAATTGAAATAGCCAAACTAAACATTTCAAACAATAACAAAGAGTTTGAAACTATTTTTCCCCAACTGGAGGTTGACGACCATGACAATCCGGCATTCGCAGTTCTTTCCGACGGAAACCTGCTAACCATGTACGCCTGGCATGCAACCGAAAATGGAGTTATATCGAACACAACAAATGATGGCTCCAACATTCATACCTTTCAGGAGAATACCATTTTTAAACCGAAAACCGAAAAGTTACTTGAAGCGTTTCCGCGCGAAACCTATACCTACGCCAATCCTTATGTATTAAAGGCAGAAAACAACAAAGTATTTTCGTTGGGAAGATGGATCGGATTTAAACCAAACCTGATTATTTCGAGCGATAATGCAAAAACATGGAATGAAAAATATGTTGTTATCAGCAACGAGCCTTTTGATGCCAACAACCGGCCTTATGCAAAATATTACTCCGATGGCAATTCAAAAATCCATATGATTTATACCAACGGCCACCCGCGAAACGAGCCGCTCAACTCGGTTTACTATTGTTATTACGAAAACCGCGCATTCTGGCGTGCCGACGGAACAAAAATTAGCGATTTGGAAAAGCTCCCTTTTAATGTGGAAGATGGTTCGCTGGTGTATCAGGCAAGCAACACAACAGGGCGGGCCTGGATTGCCGACATTGCGGTAAAAGATGATAAACCATATATTCTGTATTCGCGCCATCCCGAAGAAACCGACCACCGATATTTTTATGCATGGTACAATGCCAAAACAAAAAGCTGGAACGACTACGAAATTTGCAAGGCCGGAAAATGGTTCCCGCAAACACCGGAAGGAGAAACTGAGCGGGAGCCACATTATATGGGAAACATGACTGTAAACCCCAATAAACCAAACGAAATTTATGTGTCGCGAGAAGTAAATAATGTATTTGAAATTGAAAAATATACCACTCCCAACGAAGGTGGCACATGGGAAATCACTCCTGTAACTCAAAATTCTGAACACGACAATGTTCGGCCATACATTCCCCGTTATCAGATGCCAAATGCCAAAACAGTGGTTTTATGGATGGAAAACAAAAAGTACATTCATTACACCGATTTCGACAGTAGGATAAAATACATTACAGAAGATTAA
- a CDS encoding AraC family transcriptional regulator, translating to MHEQIDFPGRAAVKVKVQEKPHFTYPWHFHSEYELLYVTEGYGTRFVADNIEPFYEGDLIFLGSNLPHFLKSDSSFYQNVDSKMMKYVVIQFPNEFFKEAISEYPEFHLVKELLERSSRGICYSKDFSEKAKLKIMSVVNSKGFERALRTLELLQFLSNSKDYRLLAGELYQIENHNFISDRLTKVMHYLNSSYLKKVELEKVADVANLHPSAFCRYFKEKSGKSLSEFVNDMRISYACRLLIEGKRSVSQICYESGFNNLSNFNRIFKKLTGFTPTRYSLEFNKSVAESD from the coding sequence ATGCACGAGCAAATTGATTTTCCCGGAAGAGCTGCCGTTAAAGTAAAAGTACAGGAAAAACCTCATTTTACTTATCCCTGGCATTTTCATTCCGAATACGAATTGTTGTACGTAACGGAAGGATACGGAACCCGTTTTGTTGCCGACAATATAGAACCTTTTTATGAAGGGGATTTAATTTTTCTCGGGAGCAATCTTCCTCATTTTTTAAAAAGTGATAGCTCTTTTTATCAGAATGTGGATTCAAAAATGATGAAGTATGTTGTCATTCAGTTTCCAAACGAATTTTTTAAGGAAGCCATTTCCGAATATCCTGAATTTCATTTAGTAAAAGAATTATTGGAACGCTCATCGCGCGGGATTTGTTATTCGAAGGACTTTTCGGAGAAAGCAAAACTAAAAATAATGAGTGTAGTAAATTCAAAAGGATTTGAACGTGCTTTACGAACACTTGAACTTTTGCAGTTTTTGTCAAACTCGAAGGATTACAGATTGTTGGCCGGTGAGTTGTACCAGATAGAAAATCATAATTTTATAAGCGATCGGTTGACCAAAGTGATGCACTACTTAAATTCGTCGTATCTTAAAAAAGTGGAACTGGAGAAAGTGGCCGATGTGGCAAATCTTCATCCTTCGGCGTTCTGCAGGTATTTTAAAGAAAAATCAGGGAAGTCGCTATCCGAATTTGTAAATGATATGCGGATAAGTTATGCCTGCCGCCTTCTTATTGAAGGCAAAAGATCGGTATCGCAAATTTGTTACGAAAGTGGTTTTAACAATCTTTCTAACTTTAATCGTATTTTTAAAAAACTTACAGGATTTACGCCAACAAGGTATTCTCTGGAGTTTAATAAAAGTGTGGCAGAATCAGATTAA